The genomic stretch caaaaaaaaacttcagctctagagctgaagttcgacagttacaaaaaaaacttcatctctagagctgaagttcgacagttataaAAAAAACGtctgctctagagctgaagttcgacagttataaAAAAAGAACTTCAGCTTTATAGCTGAAAGATCACCAGTTACAAACCAAAACATTCACCAAAAAACATGttgtagtttttacaaaaaatacAAACACAtgaaaacaaaacttcagctcctatctaaggtataattgaaatattataaacttcacactttGTACCTGTAGTAACAACTTCCTGTGTATCACCACCTAGAAGTTAATTGCAAATCGCTATTACTCATGCATAACGACCGTCTTTTAGATTTAAAGTACCAACAGGTGCTTGATTTTCAATATCACTTTCCAAAGCACAACTCGGTGCATGTTTTTCAGTGCCAACAACTTGATCATCTGCACCTTTCTCTCCACCTTTACCCTGTCTATAGACATTGGATTGTTCCTCTCCACCTTGTTGTTGAACATGTTCAATGCCTTCAACAGTCGTTTCATTATGTGTAGCATTATCATCTGCGACTTTACGCAATGCATCATGAGCAGTATGTTCTTCAGTCTCAACAACTTGATTATGTGCACCTTGCTTGCTTCCAATATTCTCAGTTGATAAATGTGCTTCATCATTTACATCTCTGCTCAATCTATCTGCATTGGAACTGtgctcttcaacttgttcttgaacATGTTGATCGCCTTCAAAAGCCGATGGATCTTTGTAATAGTCGTTCCTCTTGTCATATTCTCGATGCTTACTCAAATCAAAATTGTCATCGTCCATTCCAtttgatttgttgacaatcataaaCAACTGTTCAAACTTCTCATCGAAATATTCCTAGAAAAAAATTACTAACAATGATTAATCTGAAATAAAATCAGCACAAATAAAAAGACTTCTCTATAAATTAGCTTACCTTCACTTTTACAAAAACCGCATCCACAATAGCAGTTCGCTCCTcctttttaaacttatcaaaaACATCATTCACGATCgtgcttctttctttttttgcatGCCTTTGAACCTCCGTCGTTAACCTCTACAATAAATACACAACCAAAATTCAGATATAGAAGAAAACTTCAGCTCAAAAAACATATTGTACTTTTACAAAAACAAACCCAAAAAACATGTTGTAATAAAAAGACTTCTCTATAAATTAGCTTACCTTCACTTTTACAAAAACCGCATCCACAATAGCAGTTCGCTCCTcctttttaaacttatcaaaaACATCATTCACGATCgtgcttctttctttttttgcatGCCTTTGAACCTCCATCGTTAACCTCTACAATAAATACACAACAAAAATTCAGATATAGAAGAAAACTTCAGCTCAAAAAACATGTTGTACTTTTACAAAAACAAACCCAAAAAAACTTCAGATCAAAACTTACAGAGCATATTGTATCAAGTAATTCATCGTCATCAAAGTCAGATGTAGACGAGGTAGAACGACACTTGGTACGAGATGTTTCGCCAATAAAAGGAGTTCGATTCGGTTCTTTTGGTTGATTCCGACTACGTGGTGATTCACCAATGTCATGAGTTTGATTTGCTTCTTTTGATCGACTCTTTGTAGGTGGTGATTTACCAATGACAGGAGTTCGATTCAATTTTTTTGATCGACTCAGAGTACGTGGTGATTTACCAGTTGAAGGAACTGCATTAACTATATTTGAACGAATTCGGTTGCACGGTAATTTCCCAATTAAAGGCATTGAATTCAATTCCTCTTCTGTAGGAATTATATCCAATACCCTAAAGTCGCGATATCTCTGTTTAATACAAAAAAGTATATTATGATGAGAAAAAAACTAATACATCAGCATATTAacacaaatacaaaaataaaaaaaagtaacttACTTCATGAGTTTTGAATATATAATAAAGTTCGGGATATTTAGGCTCTCCCACGCATACATAACGTAACATCCTGGAGACCTGAGGCATATCAAGGTACTCATCCTCTGCTACATACTTCTCCCGAACATCTGGGAAGCGCTCATAGAACCAAACACATAACGGATATGGAAATCCAGTAAGTTTATACTCAGTTGCATGATGTTTGTTCTGCTTGTCCAATGCATGTTTCAGTGAAAAAATGAGCTTCTCATAAGCCACATTACCCCAAGGATATTCAGCACAAAGCTTCTCGTCTTCAACGATAGATGCATACTCCTTAATCACACATGACTCGGTATTTTTCCCAAACAGAAGACTCTATAATAAGAATTTCCATAAGCTTAACTGCATTATCATCACCCTCACATACGTGTGCATGATTCACAGCATTCTTTGGAATTACATTGCGAGTCATAAAACTTCGAATATCCTTCAAACTCACACCCTTGGACTTACCAAAATAGCGCTTCAGAATAGTGCTCTCTCGATTAAATGATTTTTCAATATTATGTGTTGTGATCCGCAAACCATACATAATGTGAAAGTCTTCAAGGGTGAAGGAAACATCATGCccaaaaatcttgaaactaatGGAGTCTCGATCATTCATGAATATTCGAGAAAGACACAGACAATGAACCAACTTCATGCTGCATTTGAAATTCTCCATAGCAATAATGTATCTAAATGCACTATTATTAAGCTTATCCCTTTGTGCAGGAGTCAAGAAATTTGCAATTAAACTCTTCAAATCATGGTTCCCCTTCCAGTAACCCTTAGAGTTAAACCATTCTATAAACTCAAAATATTTTTGTCCTGGTACTGTAGGTGGAGACTCAGGGACATAAGGACCTGGTGCTACTACTTGTAGTCTAGGTTTTTTTAGGTGTTTTGCCTTCTTTAGCTACTTTAGGATCTTTAGGTACTTTAGGAGCCATCTGTCCAAAAAAAGTAAAAGATACAAATAATAACATCAGGACATTATCAAAAAGATCATTTAAAACTTCAACACCTAAGAAGGCTTAAGTTCGACaagtataaaataaaaacttcagctctagagctgaagttcgacaggtataaaacaaaaacttcagctctagagctgaagttcgacagttacaaaaaaaaaCTTCAACTCGACAGgtataaaataaaaacttcagctctagagctgaagttcaccagtaacaaacacaaaaacttcatCTCCTAAAGCTGGacttcaccagttacaaacacaaaaaacttcagctcctaaagATGGAATTCACCGGTTACAAACACAAAATCTTAATTATGGTTCTCCATACAAGCACAAAACATTCAgcaaaaaaacaaaacacaaattcaaaatcaaaaataacgccaaaacatgaaaaaaaaaacttcagctcataTCTAAGGTATCATTATCATCTGTTTAACTCTGAAAATTTTTAAAAACTTGAACGTCTAATCAcagaagaatttatagaattttcattaACAACATAAACACTCGTTCAAAAAACCTAAAAATACAAACGTAAAAGTAAAACTAATGAACTTATCAAACTAAACCCTATCATAAATATATGACTATCAAAcccaaaaccagaaattaaatcgTAAAATAAAACCCAGAAAGTTAATGCAATGTACCTGTGATTAAATCGTAATGTGGGAACAACGACGACTAGCAGTTGAAAATTCGAAACAATGACGAAAACCCTTTGATTTCAGAGAAGAGCAAATCAAAAAAATGCGAATAACGGgagagagagacagagacagTAGAGGACTAGCATATACTTGGAGAGAAAGTAGTCTTTTAATAAAGAAGGGCAAAATAGTCTTTTCAAATGGCTTTTAACAAAAAAACGGGTACGGGTACAAACAGAAAGACAAAGCGACTACAGGTTAAAAaggggcgccccgtgcaatttttacacgAATAGCAGACGCGACAGGAATGTGACGGCCTAGATCTGAAAGTGGACTTGATAAGAGCAAATCAAAAAAATGCGAATAACGggagagagagagacagagacagTAGAGGACTAGCATATACTTGGAGAGAAAGTAGTCTTTTAATAAAGAAGGGAAAAATAGTCTTTTCAAATGGCTTTTAACAAAAAAACGGGTACGGGTACAAACAAAAAGACAAAGCGGTTGggtgccccgtgcaatttttacacgAATAGCAGACGCGACAGGAATGTGACGGCCTAgacccgtgcaatttttacacgAATAACAGACGCGGGTTGTATTCATGCATACAAAGAAAAGAGAATAAGTAATGCATATCAATtgcacaaaaaaaaaattaaaaaaaaatataaatggtTATAAAGAATATAATACAAGTGTCAAAATCAAAGGGTTTGATTATTACGgatatagaaaaagaaaatatattatccACTATGAGATTTGTTAAAATTGTTTCATGTCCTGCTTCTTAATTAATATCAAATGATTATTTATAATTTCTGTATAGAAGGTATAATTTAAGGTTCTttgcacataattcaaataactcaaatCATAATTTGACATAATTTACGTCCGAACATCACGCGAATACTAATACTAGTTGACAAGGTTAAAAAAAACGTAAGCTTTCCAATCTATTCCCTCCGCATAATCGAAATTGCCTTTTCTCTTGTTGCAACAACTCTAGATTCTAAATATTGCTACTCAAATAACTTTTCAAGAAGGAAACAAATCAAACAATCCATCTTTGCTCTATGGAAAGCATATTATAAACTATTATCTTTATACAATAGTCATATTTGTTCCCTGGAAAGTAAATTATCTGGCTACTTTACTTTCCTAATAAAATCAATGCAAGTCTTAGCAAATTTGAACTATAAAAGCCTCTTTCACCTTGCACCAAAGCAAACCATTGACATTTGAGATCAACTTCAATAAGGATGGCTAAGTTTTTTAACTctgttttttgtttctttctcaTTCTTTCAGGTTTGGCTCAAATTCTTTTTCTATGTTTATTATTTTGTTTGTGCTAAAAAAAAAGGTAATGCTAATTCTTCTTTCAATTTGTATGCAGTCGCATTGACAATTACTCAGGTAAAAGCCCAAAATAGATGCACTGTAACGTTGGATCGAAAGGAATGCATCCTTGCTAACTGTCAAAGAGAATGCTTAAAAATACATAACGGGAATGGAGTTTGCACTGGTGGTAACCTTGGCCCATTACATTGCGTCTGTGTTTACAATTGTAATTCCAATTAAACTTCCCTTTAATGTAACCTTTGATCAAACACAAATATCCGACTATATATTATAAAATTTcgtcttgtttattttattttgccTACATTAGTTGAATTGAAAAAAGGAATTAGAAACAGACCCCTTATATTGTTGTTGGCAACGATTTCTAGTACTACAGTACATGGACGCCAGAGCATTTTTTCTTCGAGTTTAATTTTTATACATCAATAATATTAAACATATTtatgttttttattatttaaaaaattgATGATGTCTACCTTTCTATACCAAGCATGGATAAAGAAAACAACTGATAATATAGAAAATCTTTGCATTATCAATGATTTAAATGTCGGTACAATTCAACATTGTTATTGTTAATGTAAAAAgggtaaaaagaaaagaagaaaattcaGTCTTCTAGATTCTTCCACGGGTCCTTTACGCACTTCCCAACACAGAATCATCTCCTCTCTCTCACGCTGCTCCTATCACCACCGTACTCCGCCGTAGAATGGCCCGTCTTGGAGAAGGAGACAAACGATGGATCGTAGAAGACCGACCCGATGGCACCAACGTTCATAATTGGCACTGGGCTGAAACTGACTGCCTCGAATGGTCTCGCTACTTCCTCACTAACCTCTTATCTAACAAAACCCTAATTAACGGCGAGAACAACCTCGAAATACGCACAAAAAACCTCGAGAAACTCGAAGGAGAAGCCTACGTCAATATCCGTAAGGGGAAAATAATTCCGGGCTACGAATTGAATTTAATTCTCTCCTGGGAAGGGGAATTAAAAGAAGCTGATAATAATAGTGTGACGAAAATTGAAGGGAATGTTGAAATTCCTTATATAGCGGATGAGAATGCTGACGAAGAACCGGAGATTAAGGTTAATGTAAAAGAAGATGGACCCATTGGGAAAAAATTGAAGGATGCGTTTGTTGAAAAGGGAAAGCCGTTTGTTTTAGAGCAAGTGAAGGCGTATGTTAATGCTATGGCAAATGGTGGACCCGCTAAGGATGAAGCTGAGGTGAAAAAATTAGCTAAAAAACCCACCGGCGCCGGAAATGTTGTCTCTCTGGCCCCCGCTCCGGCTCCAGTTGCTGTGGATGAGAAGGCAAAGGGTGTggtgaagaaggagaagaagaaggaagggTTTAAGACGATTACGATGACGGAGAAGTTTAGTTGTAGGGCGAAAGATTTGTTTGAGATATTGATGGATGAGAAAAGATGGAAGGGTTTTACACAGAGTAATGCAAGGATAAGCAAAGAGGTGGGAGGGGAGTTTAGTATATTTAATGGGTCAGTTACAGGAACTAATGTAGAGTTGCAGGAAGGCAAATTAATTGTTCAGAAATGGCGGTTTGGTAGCTGGCCTGATGGCGTCCAGTCCACGGTAAGCTCAATATCAATTGTAATTTCTTATGTTAAATATGGAAAATTGTTTTGTATTGGAATGAAATATATCTGGATAGGGTATGGAAGCTGAAGAATGGTATAGCCGACCTCAACTAATATGGATTTGATTTAGCTGATTGATTGATGGAGTATATAATCGTGTATGTGTGTATAGTGTGCAGAATGAGTTATGTTCTAGGTAACTTGACTAGTATTCATCTTTTTTGGTTCAAATGTTCCATCTGAATAGACAAAAGATGCAAGTTTGTGGCCAGATTGTGAGGTCAAATTCTATAGTCTAAATAGTTCTCACTGGTGTAACTAATCCTTTTGTTAGCTCAGTAGAAGACTGGAGGACAGTAAGACAAGGAACTTTATAATCTTGGCCAGTGTTATTGTTTTGTAGATATGACATTTTAATATAAGCACAGGGACTACATGCTTAGATTGGGTGGTGATGGACTAAAGAGGAATTATTTGTGATGTCTTTTTAATGTATCGTTACTTTAGGCTCTTACTAGAAGTAGAATGTAAGCAGTGACCATGAGCGAAGGTAACCGTTCGCTTTATAATTGAAAATGGATTCAGTACAATTTAACAGAATCTAAGAACAGATTTTTGAACTTGATTTTACAAAAAATTCAAGTCCAAGTCTAGCTCTAGTCCACTCCCTGATTCATTCAATCCATCCTGCTTGAATGAAACAGGGTTGCGGAATCGTTCTTCTTCGACAGAATTTTGTGGATCAACTATCAACGATGTAGTTTGAATTGATTTGTCGGAATTTAAAATTCTCTTTACCTCGCTTGTGTTCTGTGTACGGTGTGGTCAATATGTTTAAATAGATGGAACTGTGGCTGTGACATATTGGCCACGTGTTCGAGCTGTGGAAgtagccactaatgcttgcattagggtaggttgtctacatcacaccccttgaGGTGCGGCCTTTCCCCGCATCCTGTGTAAATGTGGGATGTTTTGTACACCGGGTTGACCTTTTAGATGGAACTGTGACTGTGTGTTTGCGTGTTGCGACTTGCCAGCCTATAGCCACAATGCCACATAAATGTTTCTGATGGAGAATGGTGGTTTTTTCCTGATGCATCTCTGGTGATGATTGTTGCAGGTCCAAATTACTTTTGAGGAGCCTGGATCTGGAGTTACAGTTGTCAAGCTGACACATACAGATGTACCAGAGGAAGACAGGTCCGTTGCTTTTATCTATTTACCTATGTTAGTTTGCTTATATATGATTATGCGATTTTTTCTTCTCATGTTTGCTATGATGGTGCAGATATGGTAATGCAACTGTTGTGGAGAATACTGAGAGAGGATGGCGGGACTTTATCTTCCATAGGATACGAGCTGTTTTTGGTTTTGGAATCTAAATTTTCTAAAGGGGTGAAATCTACAATTGATGCTCCTAAAATATAGACTGCAAAAACTGAATGGGACTGCTTGATCAAGATCAACTCTTGCGGACACCATGGACCTAAGAGTATTTTcaattgaacttttccttaggTTGATTGTCAGGTTTTTCTAGCTTAATAACTAAATTTGATGGTGAACTTGTAGAATTTGTGTTCCATGAACTTACTCAATTTTTCTTCAATGAAACTTATTCTTCTTTGCTGGATGAGCGCTGGATATAGTGTTTCATTTCATTATTATGTTCCTTATATTGATTTCTCGTATCTTGCCTGCTCGATAGTGTCAGGGTGTCTCACATTCTTAGATAATAGAAAAAAAAGGGTGGTTACATCAGTTGTCATATGGTGCCTTTTCATTATTTTATACGCCTCATTTTGATATCTCTGACTAATTTTATTTCATGCATTGCGGATGCTTGACTGTTGCATATGTTTGTTTATCTCCTTGTGCTCAAAATTGAAAAGTGTATAAGGGATATTGTAGTAGGTAGGTTTACAGTCGCTTAAACGGTCCATGGTATGCCTATCTGTATGTGTGTACTTTATTCAATTGATAGAATCTCGTTGGAAATGCAAACAGAAAGTTATCGGGGGCCATTCCTAAGCTTCTACAGAAGAAAAAGATCAATAGTTGAAAGGGATGCAAAGTGCTCATGCTGAAGTTAGGAATCTGGTTACTCTGTGTGTTGAAGTTCTGAAGAGAAGTATGCTGGTGTTGTCATTTTCGATGGAGTAAATATCCTGTTTCTATGACAGAAACGGGTTCAGCTGAGAACTTTAAGACTAGCTGATGttgttgtttgtggttgttgctGTTTGCCCGCTCTCTAGTTATGTCAGGCAATGTGTGGTAGCAGTTATCGAGCGGGTTGGATGAGTAGATGCTACCCTGGCGGGTGTCATCGTTTTGGACGTGGCATTTCAAAGATGACAACTTGATGATTAGTACTGTATCCAACATACTTTGCTTTAGCTTTTAGAAATGGAAATGCAAGGTCTCGTCATTGGAGTAGTTTTAGCTATAGGCAGGCAAATCACACTAACGTTTTCTAGAATCAGGCACATATGCATTCGaagaatttgaaggtttggagacAATTTGACATCCATATGGAGAATAGAAGTGCAATTTATTGTGTTTAGCTTTGTTAGTTTCTATTTATGGCCCTATTTATTCCTCTCGAACGATTTTTAATAATGTAAAGATCAAGGAACCAGCCAACAACTATGATCCACTAGGAAACATCACCTTATGCATCTGTTTTTTGCTAAGTTCCAATTTCCAaccagtgttatcaaaggcgcgcttaagccctgaagcgagGCTGAAAACATGTTGAGCGCTTCACGTCGCTTTGCGAGCGTTTTAGTGTCGCATCAAGGCTCTAAAGTATATTTTTCCTTGCCAATGAGTGTAATCCTGAAAATGCGATattaaacaattgatatttcattttatCGTAATTTTTTTCAGTTTCGTTGTGCATATATTTGTTATTCATGCTTATAATTATTAGTCTTAGActatatacatatttttttattttccttcagGTGCGCTTTTTTTCATTAAAGCACacgttttatttgtgctttgtgCTTAAAGCCCCAACGGGCCTTACagcttttttgcgcttttcgcctTTAATAACACTGTTTCCAACATCACCAATTCACTTTCTTTGATAATACAAATGGTGTAACAACTGTACATATTGAAATGCCCTTTGCTGAAATACAAATTGATGTCTAATTTTTGAGAGAGAGCAAATTGCAGATTATGAACAAGAAGAAGCAGTCAGCTTTTTTCCTGGCAACATATTATACGAAGTTTTTGATCATTTCTCTCACTTCTTCAATTACAAGCCATGCTTTGTGCCCTCCAATCACCTCTGCTCTCATCTCCCCATCTTTCCACAACTGCAATCAAAATGAAACAAGTAGATAGCTTTATTTTTCAAtcaagagtttttttttttccaCTTCAAAATGATGGGGAATCCAGACTTCTGCTCACCTGAATTGTTGGCATTTTCTGAAGAACATAAAACAAGAATCAAATTAGCTGGCAAACCAAGAACATGAACAAAGAGACAGCAATAGACAGCAAAAATACTAGAGATTTGCCAAGAACAATACTTACTGAGATGTTTCCGCGCTTCACTAAAGATTGTGGTACCTTATTCACATCCACGTAGTAGAATTTGAGTCTatgaaaaagaggaagaaggagaTATCAAATATCTAAAAACCATGCCAAGGGAGAGAACAAGATAGACATGTTTTCATTTGACCAAATGAGACTTAGAATGTTAAAAATATGCTCAATGTCAACTACATATATTAACCATCTTCGTTTGGAATGATATATCTCGTGGTCATAAAAATACATTGTTCGGGGTATATCAAGGTTCAGTCTTCAATTCATATTTCGTCAACCAATCCTTCCTAAAAATGCATAACCATGGCAATCAGAGATCATTGATCAATGTAAGTTAACCATTTTTAAAATCTCACTATGTATATACATCGGTGAGTTTACAATTGAGACTGAAGTCTAAtcataaaaataaagaaagaactaTCAACTATTCAAAAGAATGTGAGACATTGTAATTATTTGGGAGAAGACATGAAAGAGAAGTTGAAAAGGGCTTACTTGGTATCAAACTCAGCTGCAAGTTTCTCCAATTTTGGCTTCAAATAAATGCATTTCCGACACCAAGCAGCCATCCTATCAACCATTTGCTATAAACAAATCAATCTACCTACATTTCTATGAATttgattctttcttttttctttacaaaaaaaaaaaaaaaagaaactccATACAATTATCACTTTATATCaatcatttatttattttataacccAAAGGTGTTCGGAACTCACTGCTCCACTAATTCGAAATTACGTTATAAAAAGACTCCAAGTCTCGAATTCGAGACCGCCAGTGAAAAGGAAAAATTTACCATTTAACCACATTCTTTTTTTCTAATcacaaagaaggaaagagaaggaTTTTACCAATCAATGATGATGGGTTGTGAAAGCTCATTAGCAGAGGCTAAAATCTGGTCAAGTTGTTCACTATTCTCAATGGATTGCATCTCCACTGTATCGGGTCTTGACATGTCTAGCCAGGAGGCATGCATTCTCCACTCTTTCTTTATTGTTTTCCTCCAATcacctcttcttttatctacaAAGCAAAATTCATATGATTTTAGCAGATTCAGACTTCCACCGTTGTTCCTAACCTGATGCTGCTGCTCTCTAGGGTGGATTTCTCTATACATAATTTGGGAATTTGGTGCTAAAATTGACATCTTTTAGCAATTATTTGAACTAGCAAGAACAGCCAGTCTAATGAAGGAAATTTGAGTCAATgagatttttatttttcttttttcatttaatATAATGTAGATATTTCTTTTATTATGATCATTTCTTAAAGAAAAAGCTTATCCACTTATCCTTGCAGTGAATTGGAAATTTCTCCAAGGAAATGGACCATTTGGGCTTTGGACCCACTTGAAGTAGAGTGGCGTTTCCTTGACCTTTGGCCATGTGGAAACTTTGTCGgagcaaaattcaaaaatagtcagatttataagtggtaatTAAAAATAGCCATACTTTaaaaaataatcgaaatttaatcacttttcatgtaaagataaatctgaaagaaaatactgttcaaaattcgaaaaatattccagcataacaTATTGGAATTCGAATttttttacatgtgaacttccagcataatatactggagttccagcataatatgttgaaGGTTCATACTCAGATGCTGCAATCTCTAGTATATGATGCTAGAACTTTCtgtgtgctggagttccagcataatatgttggaagttcatacacaggtgctccaatctccaatatattatgctggaactttccttgtgctggagttccagcataatatgctggaaggaagttcatacacatgtgcatcaatatccagtatattatgctggaatttttcgtattgcaacaaaatagtgactattttttaattaccagtcCAAAAACTAACTAGCTCGTGCTATTTTCATAACTTTGTCATACGAACTATTCTTTTTTGACAAATGAAATGTATGCTTTTTCCTGGACAAATGAAATATCTACTTCCCCAAGTTGTAGCAAGAGATCATAATTTTaactacaacaacaataataatatatcAGTGTGATGTAGATCTGGGAAGGATGAgatgtacgcataccttacccctcTCGTATAAGGTAAAAAGattgttttcgatagaccctcgactcaagaaaagcatttttaaaATAGGTTTAAAAATACAAGAGTAAAAAAAAGTAAGGATGAAAATGCTTGAGAAAACTATTGGCTGCAAAAATAGTAAAGATAATCAAAGTAAAACAAAAATAGTAGTGATAAAATTGAAGAATAAGATAATGATAGAATAATATTAATACTGATAAGGAGAAGAGGAAGCAGATAAGATGCTCTAAACTAGAAACATGCTCTCCCACGGAGAAGAGCGAAATTACTTAGCTGCATACTAACCTTCTATTCTGGTTCCCGATATCCATGCTCTCTTATCTAGGGTCATGTCCTTAGTGAGCTGGATATTTATCATGTCCTATCTAATCATCTCTCCTCAGTTCTTCTTCGGTCTATCTCTACCTTTCCTTAGACCTAACACTGCTAACTTCTCGCACTTCCTAGCTCGAACATCTGTGCTCCTCCTTTTCACATGCCCAAACCATCTTAGCCTCGCTTTTAACATCTTGTCCATCACAGAGGCAACTCTCACCTTGCCCCGTATGTCCTTGTTCCTAATCATATCTCTTCTGATATGCCCACACATCTATCTAActatcctcatttctgctactttcatatTTTGAACGTGTGAGTTCTTGACTAGCCAATGTTTTGCATGATACAATTTAGTTGGTCTAACACCCACTCTGGAGAACTTCTCTTTTAACTCTCAGTGGCATATTCTTATCACATAGGACACGGGATGCAAGGCTCATCCACCCTCTCCAATATAATTTGTGACATCATCGTTGATCTCCCTATTTTCTTAAATTATTGACCCAAAATACTTAAAGCTTTCTCTCGTTGGGATGACCTGTGTaccaatcctcacttcctcatctACCTTATGCTATGCATCTTTGAATTTGCACTCCATGTACACTATTTTAGTCTTGCTCGACCTGAAATCTTTAGACTCTAGGATTTATCTCCAAACCTCCAGTCTATCGTTAACTCCGCCGCGTGTCTCATCAATCGATAATATATCATCTACAAATAACGTACAACATAGTATCTCC from Nicotiana sylvestris chromosome 12, ASM39365v2, whole genome shotgun sequence encodes the following:
- the LOC104222090 gene encoding thioredoxin-like 3-1, chloroplastic, translating into MSILAPNSQIMYREIHPREQQHQVRNNGGSLNLLKSYEFCFVDKRRGDWRKTIKKEWRMHASWLDMSRPDTVEMQSIENSEQLDQILASANELSQPIIIDWMAAWCRKCIYLKPKLEKLAAEFDTKLKFYYVDVNKVPQSLVKRGNISKMPTIQLWKDGEMRAEVIGGHKAWLVIEEVREMIKNFV
- the LOC104222091 gene encoding uncharacterized protein, which encodes MARLGEGDKRWIVEDRPDGTNVHNWHWAETDCLEWSRYFLTNLLSNKTLINGENNLEIRTKNLEKLEGEAYVNIRKGKIIPGYELNLILSWEGELKEADNNSVTKIEGNVEIPYIADENADEEPEIKVNVKEDGPIGKKLKDAFVEKGKPFVLEQVKAYVNAMANGGPAKDEAEVKKLAKKPTGAGNVVSLAPAPAPVAVDEKAKGVVKKEKKKEGFKTITMTEKFSCRAKDLFEILMDEKRWKGFTQSNARISKEVGGEFSIFNGSVTGTNVELQEGKLIVQKWRFGSWPDGVQSTVQITFEEPGSGVTVVKLTHTDVPEEDRYGNATVVENTERGWRDFIFHRIRAVFGFGI